GACTCtatttttcattaaagaagATCTTAGACCTTCTTGCGTGTGGTTGACAGAGCAACATCATTAATCAGACGATATCTTCTACGAATTGATCCAGGAAATGGCTTGAAGCTGTTGTATCTCTCACAGGATCAGCGGCTGTCTCTGAAAATTGAACGCCATGGAAAGTGGTTGAACGAGCTGATAGTCTCTGAGCAATCGTGTCCATCGACGGCCTGAGTTGGGGATCAGCAGATAAGCAAGCAACTGCAAGCTGGAAGATGGTCAGAAGTTTATCCTCAATGCCTGGTGTGGGTGTTGGCAGGCGTGAATCCAATATATTCCTCAAAACAACCGAGATCTCTATGTCGATTGGAGCTACTAGAGATGAAAATCTGTCACCCGGATGTCTTCCTTTGATCAACTCGATGGCCACTATTccaaagctataaacatcaCATTTCTCCGTCACCTTCATTGTATAAGCAAGCTCTACACAAAGAGGGTGATATATCTATTAGCACGAAGACATTGCTTTAGCTCAATCTTCGAATCAAGAGTTGATTTTAGAGTTTACCTGGAGCTACATAACCATATGTGCCAACGACTGCAGTCCAGTTTGATGTATCCAGCTTAAGAAGCTTAGCCGTGCCGAAGTCAGAAACATGCGCCTCGTACTCAGAATCAAGCAGAATGTTGTTACTAGAAATATCTCGATGAATGATTGGAGGGTTACAATCATGGTGCATATAAGAAAGAGCATATGCCACGCCTTTTATGATATTCACCCTCTTGTTCCAGTCCAACTctttagcttcttcttcattgctcAAGATTGTAGACAAGCTTCTCTATCCAAGTACTCATACACTAAGAAAGAGTGTTGTGGATGCGAACAAAAGCCCTCGAGTTTCACAATATTGCGGTGTCGAATTTCTGTCAAAGCCCTAATCTCATTCAGAAATTCCTTTTGATCCGCTTGCCCACTATCAACCGTTTGATGGATCTTCTTTACAGCTACTATATCACCCGATCTTAATTTGGCCTTGAAGACACTTCCACAGCCCCCCCGTCCAATACAATAAATCTCATCAAATGCCCCAGTAGCTTCTATGATGTCTTCGTATAAGATCTTTCCATCGTACTTTGATAGAGAAAAGACTTCAGTTGTCTTGGGTGCTAGTTCCACTATTCGATGGATCTTCTTTCTacggaaaatgaagaaaattccaaagaaaataaacgGAAGAACTGCTCCTACCAGAGGAAACACAATAAGAAACACTCTACCTCTAGCCCGAGAGCTTTCCCTATCCACCACCGCTTGATTACATGGCTCAAGTCCTTCGACATTTCCACATAATCCAGTGTTGCCTTCAAACGCttcttttgttgcattttgaaatgCCATGGTGGTGGGGATGGGACCCTCAAACTTGTTGTAGGAGATGTCCACCTCTGCCAACCCTCGCATATCCTTGAAAGTGTTGTATATAAGGCCGAAAGATTATTGTGTGAAATGTTGAGTTTCACTAGGCTTTCCAGCTCGTTGAATTGAATTGGGATGTCACCGCTTAACAAGTTACAACTCAAGTCTAGCTCATTCAAATGAGTTAGCATCCCTAGTTGCCCTGGAATATCTTGGCTCAACTGGTTGTTGCTCAAATACAAGTGggtcaattttgaagaattccCAATAGCCTGCGGGATAGACCTGCTTAATCTATTCCACGACAAATCCAATTTTAGAAGACTAGGTCGCGATGCAATCTCTGGACTTATTTGGCCAGAAAGTTGGTTCCCGCTAGATTCAAAGTCTCCAAAGAAGtcaattttccaaattcttTCGAACCTCCCGACTAAACTATTGAAAGATAGATCAATTACACTCGCCTTTAGTCGCGTTTCCGATCTCAAGAGGCAAGCTACCAAAGTGATGTTATTTCTAGCAATGTTTAGATCACTTAAACTCATGCAACTTCCCCAATTTGTTGAGATTTCTCCATAGAACTTGTTGGAACTCAAGTCGATAAAGGTTAGGTTGGGGTAGACACCAAAGATCTCGGAGATGTTTCCAAATAACCGGTTTTTCTCGAGGCGAAGTCCGACTAAGCTTGTGCAATTTTTCAAGCTTCTAGGGATAGAACCAGTTAACTTGTTGCCACTCATTGAgacattttcaagaaatccaCCTTGGCACAAGTTTTCTGGTAAGGAGCCAGTTAACTCGTTGGCATCCAGTTCCAACATCTTTAAGTTCATCAGATTCCCCAAGGATTTAGGAACTGAACTAGAAAGTTGATTCTCGCGGAGGAACAAATATAATAGGTCGGTCAAGTGACCCAACGAAGAAGGAATTGGGCCAGTGAGCTGATTTGTACTCAACTCTAAGTCAAGCATAGAGCGGAGATTTCCTAACTCATTAGGAATGTGACCGGAAAGCTGGTTACCGTAGAGATAAAGAATGATAAGATTCGTCAAATTGCCTAATATTGGCGGGATTGAACCAGTAAGATTATTTCTATCTAGGCTCAATGAGCTAAGAAGGTTCAAATTCCCCAGTTCTAGGGGGATGGAACCGGTAAGCTTATTAGCAGATAGCTGCAACTCTCTTAATTTGGTTAAGTTCCCCAAAGTAGAAGGGAT
This genomic stretch from Eucalyptus grandis isolate ANBG69807.140 chromosome 3, ASM1654582v1, whole genome shotgun sequence harbors:
- the LOC120291711 gene encoding MDIS1-interacting receptor like kinase 2-like, translating into MNPSSEFKRVMSLAAALVLFTTFAIPLPVHASLAEAQALLKWKSGLGNHSLSSLSSWTSSPHNVTGSNSTMSPCTWRGISCNRAGSVVGINLTSADVEGNMTNLELLHMNSNNLTGSIPSTLGNLTKLRELQLSANKLTGSIPLELGNLNLLSSLSLDRNNLTGSIPPILGNLTNLIILYLYGNQLSGHIPNELGNLRSMLDLELSTNQLTGPIPSSLGHLTDLLYLFLRENQLSSSVPKSLGNLMNLKMLELDANELTGSLPENLCQGGFLENVSMSGNKLTGSIPRSLKNCTSLVGLRLEKNRLFGNISEIFGVYPNLTFIDLSSNKFYGEISTNWGSCMSLSDLNIARNNITLVACLLRSETRLKASVIDLSFNSLVGRFERIWKIDFFGDFESSGNQLSGQISPEIASRPSLLKLDLSWNRLSRSIPQAIGNSSKLTHLYLSNNQLSQDIPGQLGMLTHLNELDLSCNLLSGDIPIQFNELESLVKLNISHNNLSALYTTLSRICEGWQRWTSPTTSLRVPSPPPWHFKMQQKKRLKATLDYVEMSKDLSHVIKRWWIGKALGLERSLSTILSNEEEAKELDWNKRVNIIKGVAYALSYMHHDCNPPIIHRDISSNNILLDSEYEAHVSDFGTAKLLKLDTSNWTAVVGTYGYVAPELAYTMKVTEKCDVYSFGIVAIELIKGRHPGDRFSSLVAPIDIEISVVLRNILDSRLPTPTPGIEDKLLTIFQLAVACLSADPQLRPSMDTIAQRLSARSTTFHGVQFSETAADPVRDTTASSHFLDQFVEDIV